The region CCATAGAGCAAGTTTAAAAAAGTTAAGGAATATAACCAATTTCCTTTGATTTTTTTAAAATTGCCTAATAATTAAATACCTCTACATTATATCCTTTATCTTTTAATTGATAAATTATAGTATCTGGAACAACAAAATGGCCTGCACCTACTACAACAAAATAAGTACCTTTTTCTTCCGATTCAAGCAAGTCTATTATTTTTTCTGCCATATTCCTATCCCTTTCTCCAAAGAGCATATTGGAGATCTCATCTTCTGTATCTACAGCATTTTTTAAATAACTTTCAGTAAATCCTTCAATGTCTCCATCTTTCCACTGATTTAGCCATTCTTCTAAAAGCTCAACTGAATCTAAATGATCATCAGATGGATTTAGTATGTTATCTAAAACTTTATTTAAATATTGATCTTGAAATTCTGATGACAAATTGTCAAATAAATCGGATTGGTGGCTTAACCCTTCTAATTCAATAATAGGCATTTGAATTATTTGGGCATGGGACATAAAATATAAATCTATTCCTAAGATAGCCGATGGTAGATTTCCATCTACATTGTCTATATCGGTCATAGATAGGGTTTCTAAGGTAATACCTATACTCCAGGGTTTAAATTCTTCAAATAATTCTATCGGCATACCGTATATTTCACTAACTTGTAAAAGCTTTTGGTATGTTTTTTCACTAATATGGTCTTTCAATGTAGTGCCATCCTGGTATGTAATTAGTTCTATGAAACCTTCTAACTGATTCCCCATATTAAGTATATTAGCTTCTACAAGTAGTGCATCAGATTCATAAAAAGCTTCCTTTAATTTATCGTTTATAGGATAGATAAGACTGTTGCCTGCATGTATTGAACCTAATAAATAGACGGTATTACCGTTGTGTTCTACTTTCCATGCTAGCCCTTTAGCACCTGCATCCAATAAATTGTAAGTATCTTCTATTAGTCTAGTAGCAAAAACCACTGCTTGTTCTGTAGTGCATATGCTATTAAGGTCTAATCCACTCCCTGTACCCCGTAATATATTTTTTTCCAGCATATAATCAATATGGGAATCACCAACTGGAATATCATATTGGGCTAATATATTATACAACCTTATTAGTACATCCTCTCGAGTTCTATCACCCTTTGAGGGTATTGGTGTAAAATGTTCATTTTTATTCAATTCTAAGGCTTCTATTTTGCTTGCTGTGTTTTCCAACAATAGTTCCAATCTTTCCTGCGAAATTTCCTCCCTAAAACCGTCATAATACCAATCAGTAGTGTAGATACCATACCTTTCTCCCTCATTTAGGGTAATTAAAGCCCAAGGACTTATATCAGGCGTCGGAAATTCGATTGCCCAAATAGGTACAATAAAAGTTAATAAAATCGTAAAAATAATAGATAAACTTACTATGGTCTTTAATAGATCTCTCTTAATTCTCATGTACATATTATCTCTCCTAATAAATTTTATTTTCGATCAATTCCCATTATAATCCATTAATGGATAAAAAACAATGGTTAAATGCTATCAAATTTATATATTCTCAGTTATAGTATATTGTATGGCAATGAAAAGCAAAACTTATTAAAACAAGTCCCTATAAGCCTTAAGCCCATAAGCCGATTCTGCTGATCTAATAGCATTTATTACCGCCCTTTCCACAGCTCTTGCAGCTAAAAAACCTACTACATTAATATCTGCTTCTACCTTACCAGTAGCAATAGTAAATATAGTATCCCCATCAAATATGGAATGGGCTGGCCTAATAGTCCTTGCATATCCATTATGTGCCATGGAGGCTAATTTATTAGCTTCCGATTTAGTAAATATTCCGTTGGTGGCAATAACTCCTATGGTAGTATTACCACTAAAAATATTCTTTTTTTCTGAATATTTTGCCGCCATTATATTTTCAGTACCTATTAATTTTTTGCCCTCTTCATCTAATAGACCAGCTAATATCTTTCCAGTGTCTGGATCGATTATATCTCCTAAAGCATTTACAGCTACTATAGCACCCACCTTTAAATGGCCAATTTGAATAGCATATGAACCTAATCCTCCTTTCATAGCCCTTTCCATTCCTAAAAACTTCCCAATGGTAGCACCAGTTCCAGCTCCCACATTGCCATTAGGACACTCCTCATTCGTTGCATTCTTGCAAGCCTCATATCCCATATTGAAATCTGGCCTTACCCTATAGTCTCCAACTGTTAAATCAAATAATACTGCACTGCACACTATAGGTACTTTAGTTATCTGGACATCAAATCCAATTCCCCTTTCCTCTAAATACTTCATGACTCCAGAAGCTGCATCCAGCCCAAAGGCAGAACCCCCTGATAGCATTACTGCATGGATTTTATCTACTAAATTCTGTGGATTTAATAAATCTGTCTCCCTAGTTCCAGGAGAACCTCCCCTAACATCAACGCCAGCAGTTGCTCCCTCTTCACAGATAATAACGGTACATCCTGTGCCCGCTTCAATATCTTGGGCATGTCCAACTTTAATTCCATCAATATTTGTAAAGGGTATTTCCTTTATATTATTGTTCTTTTCCATAACCCAAACCTCCTTTTAGAATATTACTTTAATTAAAAAGTTTAACTTCCTTTTTGTCTATCAGTAATAATTATACTAAAGAAATGCATTGAATTAATCCCTCTTTAAAAATTTCATGGATATATTAGCTCTCTTATAAATTAGGAATTATCTCAAAAACATACCCTCCTTTTTAAGGAGGGTACTGATCTCATAGTTTTAAAAGTGGCAAGAAACTAATTCCATTTTCAGTTCTATCAACATTAAAGTAGTCCGATATGGTTGCTGCAATATCGGATAAAGTACTTCTTTCTCCTAAATCCGTTTTCTTTATTCTTTTCCCATATACCAGTAGGAATGTTTTTTCTCTAGTATGCTGGCTGAAACCTATAGTTGGATCATTACCATGATCTGCAGTAATAAATAATATATCTTCATCTCTCATTATATTCATAATATGGCCAATATATTTGTCCACAATCATCAACTTCTCTGCATACTTTTCTACATCTTGAGCATGTCCTGCTAAGTCCGTTTCCTGAACAGTAGCAGCAATAATTCCTGAACTTAGATGATTCATGGAATCAAGGGTTTGTTGCATAACTTTTTCCGTATCTACTACAGGAATTCTCCTTGCTTTTTCACATTCTATGACATCTTGCATCTTTCCTATTAAGGTTACTTTATAACCCTTTGTAGCTAGTATATTGCTTATCTGTTTATCAGGGGCTACTCCATAACCTAAGTGTCGGCTTAAATAGCCTTTATTATATACTCCCGACTTAGGTGAATTCACTCCAGTTAATCCATCTTCCCTTGTTTCAATACTATTTAAAATCTTTTCTATGGTAACCCCTTTGCCTCCAAGGGCTATTACCCTATTTACCTTTACAACGTTCCTCACCTTTCTACCAATGTCTATTACCTCTTCAAAAGTAATATAATCCAAAGGTGCAGTAACGTTATATATTTGCCCATAATCAGTTTCTATATTGTCTGCCACAACAACTAAATCATCTACTAAAATATACGGTTTATCTTTATCTGGAGAAGTTACCTTATGCCCTTCAGCTTCTAACTTTTTTATTACCTCGTTTCTAAAATAACTAAAAGGCTTTAATAAGGGTTTCTTAGGTTTAGTTCCCATAATCTCCTGATGGCCTACATAGCTATCTGCACCATAATGCTCAAGATTTAGTATTCCATAACTTCCTAAATTGTCTACTTGATTTAATCTCTCATGTTTAAGTATCTTATTAATGCCCAATCTTTCAAAATTAGGTATATTGATCTTTTTAGCCTTATCTAGCAAATGGATAAAGGTATTCGCCCCTACATCTTGAGGTCGGGTTTCATATACATCTTCCATATGCCCTACACCTAAACTATCTACAACTACAACAATAGCTCGTTTCATCACATCACCTCTATTTGAGCCGGTTCCCTAGACTATCATATATTCCCATTAATTCCGGTTTTCCTTCCTTAATTCCCTTTACTAAGGCTACCTCGGATCTAGTTACAAATATTTGGGTTCTAAAAGCATAAATAACCGTTTCCCCAACTCTTACTTCTCTATCTTTTATTTTAAGTCCTCCATAATAATCTATATTTGTAGGAGACAGTGGTATTACATCCAACATATTATTTAAACTATCATCTAAATTTCTACCTACTAAAGCTTTTTTTAAATTGCCTCTTCTATAAAATCCACCTCCATATGCATAAGCCACTCCATCATATATATGGGAAACTTCACTGACATAAACTATGGCCGGAACCTCTGGTTGGTCTATATCCGCATTAATTGGAATAGTTCCCGTAAAAGCATGACCGGGCTCTCCGTAGTTCGCTCCTATCTCCTTTAGAATTGGAATGGAAGCTATAGAGTTGGCGCTAGGAGCATTTATCTGCTTTAATTCTAGATTCAATTCTTCCCTTAAAATCCTTGCACTTTCCATAAGAGTCTTAGAATTAGGTGTTTTTATTATTTGCCTTCCCTTAGAATCATATAAAAAGCAAGGAAAAGCCGTAACCCCAACTATTCTTACCCCTTTTAATCTTTTTATTTCTTTAGCTGTTTTTTCTAATTCACTAATCTTAAATCCACCATTTTGCCCTTCATAGATTAAATCCTCATTACCTATCACCTTTAGTAGTATATCTTGAACTTTTCCCTGCCTTTCCGCCTCCTCGGAAATCTCCCTAGCTTTTTCAATAGTAAATACTGTAATTACCTCTGGATCCAAACTTACTACACATTTAACCATATTCGATGGAATCTGGACTAAATGCCCAACATTCCCTATTTTGATTCCATTCCTTGTTAAAGTCATAGCTTCCCAAGGATCTACCGCTACTGCTTTATCAATACCTATTTCAGATATCATCTTAGCAATTTCAGGATTTCTACCTATCTGTTTAGTCATCATATAAAGTTTTATCTTGTTTCTATCAGCTTCTTCTTTTATTCTCTTTGCATTATCCACTATATTATCAATATCCAGTACATAGGTATTAGGTTTAATTTCACCTTTTTGATGAAAATAAACTGCTGCATCTATTAATTCCACATTTCGCCTAATAGTTATATCCAAAAACATTTAACCACCTCATTTCAAGACTTTAGCTATAGCTTCGTCCAAAACTCTTATTATAGTTTCTGCTCCTGCTCTCATTGGATTTATTCTAATCATGTAATCTTCTAATTCAGGATTGGATTTTAAAAAGGTTCCTGACACCCTATAAAACATTCCTGTAATTTCATATCTGGACTCGGCTCCTACGGGGTAAGGAGCTCCTCCCAAAATATTGGTATATTCCAACACCTTCTTTGCTATCGGTTGCTCAAATTCTACAAGTATTACTCTTGATTGAGCATTAGCGATAAATGCAGATTTAATACCTCTTATTCTGCCTTCATTAATCTGCTTTACAACTTCATCTACCACTTCTTTTTGTATGGCTAGCATTACTGGTGCATATACCAAAGACCTTAATGCGTCCATGGCTTCAAAACCTTGTATCTGACTTCCCCCAGAATAATTCATCTTTCTAATCCTATCAATAGTTCCTTCATCACCAGCTATACACCCTATACCTTCTGGCCCCAATAGCTTAAATAATGAAAAGGCACTGGAATCTCCTCCGCTTTGTACTCCTATTTTTCTCGCTTTCATTACTACATAATTATCATCTACTAGGATGTATAATTCTTTATTTATTAACTTCAGCTTATCAATTACTTCTTGCAAATCATATCTATCGTCTATTTTTTGTCTTGAATGTTGGATAAGACAAAAGTCAACATCCTTAATTAGATCCTCGCCTATACAATCTATCCTATTAAAATCAACTGTAACAGGTTCTAATCCCATAGATTCTATAATTATCTTTGTTGTAGGATATGTCGGAGCATCATGAATTAATATCTTATCACCGGGTTTAACTCTAGCATTTATCACGTTCCTTATAGCACCAGTACCAGCACCTCTAACTAAAATACATGCTTCTGCATCAAAAAATTCTGCCAATACTTCTTCTACCTTTTTGGTATAAATAGGTCTACCAATACCTGGTACCACTCCATAATCCCCAGTACCTAAGAATTCATCTCCTCTAAAATGTCTATGGATAATATCTACTAATTTAAACTGAAACCCTTTTGCTTCCTCTATATTGATGGTTTCTATAGGATAAGTTTTCATTATAAGCCTCCTTTAAGGTATACTAAGTAATCTCTCTGGATTTTGGACTAAAAACTTATTAATTGTCTCTTCTTTAATTCCAGATTTAATTAATAAAGGTACAAATGTATCTATAAGGTAAGAATATCCAATTCCCTTATATTTTTTTAAGTGGGACTTTCTGGTTAAATCTAAGGATATAATAATCTGATTTTCATGTCCTCTAGCAACCAATTCCTTAATTAAGTTAATTCTATTTTCATCAGGTTGATAGTTAACTTTACCTATTGTATCAAATCCCAAATAACAGCCCTTATCTGCAACCCTTAGATGATATTCCAGATTATAATTCAAGTCCATGTGGCCTATTAATACTTTTTCTAAGTTAACTTTTTTTTCTTCAAGTATCTGTATTTGTTCTAACGCCATTGTTCCCAAAGTTGTATGAGTAAAAATTGGCTTTCCAGTATTTAAATGTACATCTCCTATAATGTCAAAAAGTCTTTTTTCCGCTGCATGAATCTCATTATAACTAGTTCCTACTTCCCCTAATACATGAGCCTTTATGCCAGTCCCATCTATACCTTCCTCAATATCTTTAATAAGCATTTGAATTAATTCTTTATCACTTAACTGATAAAAATATTCAGGGAAGAAAGGTTCTTTATAAAAGCCAGTACTTGCTATTATGTTTAAGCCTGTTTTTTCTGCTAATTCTACCATCGCCAAAACATCTCTACCCATACCACGATTCGTAACTTCAACTATTGAATCAATCCCCTTTTCCTTAATTTCTTTTAATTCCAGCATCACTTCATTTGTATCATCATAATTTGTATCAGGATCTTTCTTATGACCTGATAAATCTAGTTTAATATGTTCGTGTATATAAGTTTTGCCAAGCTTTTTCACTTCTCCCCTAACTGTATTAATCATTTTCTTACTCCTTATCTTTTAATATTATTTATATAACTCTGTTAATACTTTAAATGCCATTAAAATATTAACAGCCTTATATAAAACAATAGTTAGATAAAGTTAAGGGAGAAATTTCTCCCTTAACTTTAAAGGAGCTCTACCTTATCCAATGGGGAATAAGCCTAGTAGGTGGAGAATGTTTACTATTAAACCAATTGTTATGGCACCAAGTGGCCCAACCGCCATTGATGCAATAGGCTTGCTGGAAATTTGATTTAAGAAAAATAAACCAATTACCCAAATATACCCTATATTAGGAGCAATTGCATTGGCTGCTAACATACCACCAACGAGCAATGCAGTATCTAATACTTTGGACATTGCAGTACGCGCATTATCTCCTAATTCTTTCATCCCTGGGAACTTATCCATTCCAGCAGCTATGAATCCCAATAATAATATTTCTATTGCCATTATTAAAGCTCCAACGAAGAAAGAACCGACCAATCCCATAATTCCCATATTAATAAATAAGATTGCAGGAACATGAACAGCTTTAGTACCAGCAGGTGAATATACTCCTGAAATAATTGCAGTAGTCATCACTAAAGGAATGAAGCCTAAAGTTCTTCCTAATGCAACCATTGCTGCTTCAGCATATCTACCTTCTGCAGTAAGAGTTAAGGAAGCTGGTCCTTCAGCAATAAGAAATAAGGTTGTTGATAATGCAACAATTCCACCACTAATAGCTAAAATAACTATGTTTTTCTTAATTCTTTCAATATTTTTACCAAATACTGCAAAGGTACTTGCTGCCTCTCCGTCTGATTTTCTATTATGTCTTGCAGCAACAAAAACCATAGCAACAATTCCAAATAGTAATGCCATTCCATCGGCATTTAATACTACATCTACTGTTTTTATAGAAAAGTGTCCATATAAAGACGTAATTTGTTTTATTAGCATAATTAAAATTAATACAATTCCACCTTTTATTACTCCTGCTTGATACCCAACTGCAATAGCAGGAAATACAGAGAATGATACAATTATTAAACTTCCTACTGTGCTAAGATCGTTAGTAAAATCTATAGGCAATACCGAAAAAATATCCATGATTACTTGCATACCGAATAACAAAAGAATTCCAAATAATGCTCCAACAGATGTTGATATCCACTTGCCTTTTTCATTATCAGGAAAAGCAGTCCCTATAATATCACAAGCAAGCATAATAGTATGAACGATGATTATCTTTCCTGCAATCGATGTAGGTATACCAAAGCCAATCACTAAACCAAATGATAAAGCAAAACTTGTAGCAAATAATGTCTTTCGATCCATGATACCATCAAAATATTGAGGATATAAGGGACGTAAGCCATCATGAAATACA is a window of Tepidimicrobium xylanilyticum DNA encoding:
- a CDS encoding TraB/GumN family protein; amino-acid sequence: MYMRIKRDLLKTIVSLSIIFTILLTFIVPIWAIEFPTPDISPWALITLNEGERYGIYTTDWYYDGFREEISQERLELLLENTASKIEALELNKNEHFTPIPSKGDRTREDVLIRLYNILAQYDIPVGDSHIDYMLEKNILRGTGSGLDLNSICTTEQAVVFATRLIEDTYNLLDAGAKGLAWKVEHNGNTVYLLGSIHAGNSLIYPINDKLKEAFYESDALLVEANILNMGNQLEGFIELITYQDGTTLKDHISEKTYQKLLQVSEIYGMPIELFEEFKPWSIGITLETLSMTDIDNVDGNLPSAILGIDLYFMSHAQIIQMPIIELEGLSHQSDLFDNLSSEFQDQYLNKVLDNILNPSDDHLDSVELLEEWLNQWKDGDIEGFTESYLKNAVDTEDEISNMLFGERDRNMAEKIIDLLESEEKGTYFVVVGAGHFVVPDTIIYQLKDKGYNVEVFNY
- a CDS encoding P1 family peptidase: MEKNNNIKEIPFTNIDGIKVGHAQDIEAGTGCTVIICEEGATAGVDVRGGSPGTRETDLLNPQNLVDKIHAVMLSGGSAFGLDAASGVMKYLEERGIGFDVQITKVPIVCSAVLFDLTVGDYRVRPDFNMGYEACKNATNEECPNGNVGAGTGATIGKFLGMERAMKGGLGSYAIQIGHLKVGAIVAVNALGDIIDPDTGKILAGLLDEEGKKLIGTENIMAAKYSEKKNIFSGNTTIGVIATNGIFTKSEANKLASMAHNGYARTIRPAHSIFDGDTIFTIATGKVEADINVVGFLAARAVERAVINAIRSAESAYGLKAYRDLF
- a CDS encoding phosphopentomutase, which encodes MKRAIVVVVDSLGVGHMEDVYETRPQDVGANTFIHLLDKAKKINIPNFERLGINKILKHERLNQVDNLGSYGILNLEHYGADSYVGHQEIMGTKPKKPLLKPFSYFRNEVIKKLEAEGHKVTSPDKDKPYILVDDLVVVADNIETDYGQIYNVTAPLDYITFEEVIDIGRKVRNVVKVNRVIALGGKGVTIEKILNSIETREDGLTGVNSPKSGVYNKGYLSRHLGYGVAPDKQISNILATKGYKVTLIGKMQDVIECEKARRIPVVDTEKVMQQTLDSMNHLSSGIIAATVQETDLAGHAQDVEKYAEKLMIVDKYIGHIMNIMRDEDILFITADHGNDPTIGFSQHTREKTFLLVYGKRIKKTDLGERSTLSDIAATISDYFNVDRTENGISFLPLLKL
- a CDS encoding YhfX family PLP-dependent enzyme, with translation MDITIRRNVELIDAAVYFHQKGEIKPNTYVLDIDNIVDNAKRIKEEADRNKIKLYMMTKQIGRNPEIAKMISEIGIDKAVAVDPWEAMTLTRNGIKIGNVGHLVQIPSNMVKCVVSLDPEVITVFTIEKAREISEEAERQGKVQDILLKVIGNEDLIYEGQNGGFKISELEKTAKEIKRLKGVRIVGVTAFPCFLYDSKGRQIIKTPNSKTLMESARILREELNLELKQINAPSANSIASIPILKEIGANYGEPGHAFTGTIPINADIDQPEVPAIVYVSEVSHIYDGVAYAYGGGFYRRGNLKKALVGRNLDDSLNNMLDVIPLSPTNIDYYGGLKIKDREVRVGETVIYAFRTQIFVTRSEVALVKGIKEGKPELMGIYDSLGNRLK
- a CDS encoding aminotransferase class V-fold PLP-dependent enzyme, which translates into the protein MKTYPIETINIEEAKGFQFKLVDIIHRHFRGDEFLGTGDYGVVPGIGRPIYTKKVEEVLAEFFDAEACILVRGAGTGAIRNVINARVKPGDKILIHDAPTYPTTKIIIESMGLEPVTVDFNRIDCIGEDLIKDVDFCLIQHSRQKIDDRYDLQEVIDKLKLINKELYILVDDNYVVMKARKIGVQSGGDSSAFSLFKLLGPEGIGCIAGDEGTIDRIRKMNYSGGSQIQGFEAMDALRSLVYAPVMLAIQKEVVDEVVKQINEGRIRGIKSAFIANAQSRVILVEFEQPIAKKVLEYTNILGGAPYPVGAESRYEITGMFYRVSGTFLKSNPELEDYMIRINPMRAGAETIIRVLDEAIAKVLK
- a CDS encoding phosphotriesterase family protein translates to MINTVRGEVKKLGKTYIHEHIKLDLSGHKKDPDTNYDDTNEVMLELKEIKEKGIDSIVEVTNRGMGRDVLAMVELAEKTGLNIIASTGFYKEPFFPEYFYQLSDKELIQMLIKDIEEGIDGTGIKAHVLGEVGTSYNEIHAAEKRLFDIIGDVHLNTGKPIFTHTTLGTMALEQIQILEEKKVNLEKVLIGHMDLNYNLEYHLRVADKGCYLGFDTIGKVNYQPDENRINLIKELVARGHENQIIISLDLTRKSHLKKYKGIGYSYLIDTFVPLLIKSGIKEETINKFLVQNPERLLSIP
- a CDS encoding YhfT family protein → MLFEINLLTIIVMAALGGICAYLANQNIAVFHDGLRPLYPQYFDGIMDRKTLFATSFALSFGLVIGFGIPTSIAGKIIIVHTIMLACDIIGTAFPDNEKGKWISTSVGALFGILLLFGMQVIMDIFSVLPIDFTNDLSTVGSLIIVSFSVFPAIAVGYQAGVIKGGIVLILIMLIKQITSLYGHFSIKTVDVVLNADGMALLFGIVAMVFVAARHNRKSDGEAASTFAVFGKNIERIKKNIVILAISGGIVALSTTLFLIAEGPASLTLTAEGRYAEAAMVALGRTLGFIPLVMTTAIISGVYSPAGTKAVHVPAILFINMGIMGLVGSFFVGALIMAIEILLLGFIAAGMDKFPGMKELGDNARTAMSKVLDTALLVGGMLAANAIAPNIGYIWVIGLFFLNQISSKPIASMAVGPLGAITIGLIVNILHLLGLFPIG